Genomic DNA from Thermodesulfobacteriota bacterium:
TGAAAAGCCACGGCGGGGACCTGATCATCGATTCGGAGCCGGGCAGCGGCACGACGGCGTCCCTTTTCCTTCCCGCGTCGGAGGAGCATCCTCCCTCGGCTGAGGACCTCCGCGGGACGGCGCCCCCGGAATGCGGACAACGGGTGCTGGTGATGGACGACGAGGACCTGGTCCGGGAGATGGCCCAGGGGATCCTGGAGCACATCGGGTGCGAGTCGGCGGGCGCCCGGAACGGCGAAGAGGCGGTCCGGATGTACGGCGATGCGGCCCGGGCCGGCAGGCCGTTCGACCTGGTCATCATGGATCTGGTGATTCCCGCCGGGATGGGAGGGAAGGAGGCCTCCCGCCAGATCCTCCGTTCGTACCCGGACGCGCGGCTGATCGTCTCCAGCGGGTATTCCTCGGACCCGATCATGGCGGATCATCTCTCGCACGGATTCCGCGGGGTGCTCCCGAAACCGTACCGCGTCGAGGACTTCGTGCGGGTCGTGCGAAAGGTTCTCGCGGGCTGAAATGATTTCCTTGTCGCGGAAGGCTCCCCCGACAATAATAAGGGTGAAGAATCGATCGGAGCGTTCCATGACCGGCAGACGCGGGAAGACGGGGAAGAGGAAGGACAGCCTCCGCTACGCGGTCATATCCCCCGCGGAGTCCGCGCCGCTGGATTTCTCGGACCGGCTGGCCGGCTCGCCGAACCTGTCGTTCGCGAGGCGCGCCGGCGCCGCGCTGCTCTCGGCGGCCTCCCTTTGCATCGGCGCGATCCTGGCCGCGTTCGGCATGGGGGAGCGGAGCTGGCTCTCCGGCCTCATCGGTCTTTCGTCGATCCTTTACGGCATCGGTTGGGCGCGGACGGCGATGTCCGGGAAATCGCCGGAAGGCCGGCTACGACTGAACCCGTGGCGTAGGAGGTAGCGGGCCCTGGCGGCCATCCATGGCCTCCGCGGCGGGAAAAGGCGCGGGAAATCCTCCCCGCGCCTTTTCCGTTTCCGGCGGCGATGCTTTTATGATCCGAGGGCCGCCTGGAGGTCGCCCTCGGGGGTGCCGATGGGGCCGATGTTGTACTTTTCGACCAGGAAGTTGAGCACGTTGGGCGTGACGAACGCCGGCAGGCTCGGGCCGATCTTGATGTTCTTTATCCCCAGGTACAGCAGCGTCAGGAGAACGGCGACCGCCTTCTGCTCGTACCAGGAGAGGATGATGGAGAGCGGCAGGTCGTTCACGCCGCACTTGAAGGCCTCGGCCAGCGCCACGGCGATCCGCACCGCGGAGTAGGTGTCGTTGCACTGCCCGACGTCGAGCAGCCGCGGGATGCCGCCGATGTCGCCCAGCTCCAGCTTGTTGAAACGGTACTTCCCGCACGCCACCGTAAGGATCACCGTGTCCTTGGGGCTTTTCTCCACCAGCTCGGTGTAGTAGTTGCGCCCCGGCTTGGCGCCGTCGCAGCCGCCGACGACGAAGAAGCGCTTGATGGCCCCCTTCTTCACCGCGTCGATGACCTTGTCGGCCACGCCGAGCACCGCGTCGTGGCCGAATCCGACGAGGATCTGCTGCCCGGGCTTCTCGTCGAATCCCTTGCACTCCTGCGCCTTCCTGACGACCGCGGAAAAGTCCCATCCGTCGACGTGCTTCACGCCGGGCCACCGGACCAGCCCCCAGGTGAACAGCCGGTCCTTGTAGCCGTCGGCCGGGCGCTGGATGCAGTTGGTGTTGAAGATGATGGCGCCGGGGAAGTCGACGAGCTCCTTGTGCTGGTCCTGCCAGGCGCCGCCGAAGTTGCCGGCCAGGTGGGCGTACTTCTTCAGCCCGGGATAGCCGTGGGCCGGGAGCATCTCGCCGTGGGTGTACACGTTGACGCCGGTGCCTTCCGTCTGCTTGAGGATCTCCTCGAGGAACCGCAGGTCGTGCCCGGAGACCAGGATCGCCTTGCCGGCCTTCGTGCCGAGCTGGACCGGCGTGGGGACGGGGGAGCCGAACCGCTCGATGTGCGCCTGGTTGAGAAGCTCCATCGTGACGTAGTTGACGCGGCCGACCTCCAGGGCGATCCCGACGTACTCGCCGAGGTCGAGCTTCTCGTTGATCAGGCTCGCCAGCGTCCGGTGCGTGAAGGCGTAGATCTCCTCCGATTCCTTGCCGAGGACGCGCGCGTGGTGCGCGTAGGCGGCGTATCCCTTGACGCCGTAAAGGATGACCTGGCGCAGGGAGTGGATGTCGGCGTCGGCCCGGGGGTCCTTCACGCCGTGCCGCTCGCCCAGCGCGAGCTGCTCCGCGCGGTCCGCCGGCAGCTCCCAGGGCTTGGCGGCGGGGGGGACGAACCCGCTGAAGGCGCGGCCGTTCTTTTTCTCGAAGAGCTCCTTCGCCTTCTTCTGCACGCGCGTCGCCTCCGCGACGAGGGCCGCGACGGCGTCCGGGTCGAAATCGACGTTGGTGACGGTGGCGAACAGCGCGTCGATCACGAAACGGTCGATCTCTTCGTCCTTGCCGCCCACGGCGCGGGCCATGTCGGCCCAATAGCCGATCCCTTTCGCGGCGTGGACCAGCAGGTCCTGGAGCGTCGCGACGTCAGGCGGCTTGCCGCAGACGCCCGAAACGGTGCACCCGGTTCCCTTTGCGGTCTGCTCGCACTGGTAACAGAACATCGACATGGTCTTGCCTCCTTTGATTGGAAATGGTTCCCAAGCGGTCCATTTGCGCCCAATTTACCCGGAAGGCCGCGGCCCCGCATTGACGGAGGTCAAGTTTTTCCGCCCGTCGGCGGAAAAACGGACTGGCTCAAGGGTGGATGCCGGAAAATCGGGAAGGATGCAAGGCCATCCGGTCGTAAAATGCGGGACGGGGAAAGCGCGGGCGATTCCCGCGCCTTCCCCGTTCTGCGGGGAGGATTCGCCGGGCGCGGGGCGCCCGGCCCGGATTTGTCGTTACTTCGCGGCGGCGACGTTCTTCAGGACCGCCTCGTACTCTTCCTTGTCCATCTTGTCGTTGACCAGGCTCGCCAGCGCCTGCTCCACGGCGGCGCAGACCGCATCCGATCCCGCGCCCTTCGCGGCGACCGCCTTGAGGCCGTCGTAAATCTGCTGGCGCACGGCGGCGATTTCCGGCCGTACCCGGGGGTCCTTGGCGCCGAACTGCTCGCCCAGCCCGACCTGGCCCGCGCGGTCCGCCGGCAGCTCGAAAGGCTTCGCGGCGGCGGGAAGGAACCCGCTGAAGGCGCGGCCGTTCTTCTTCTCGAAGGCCTCCTTCGCCTTCTTCTTCATCTCCACAGCCTTGCCGACGAGCGCGACGATCTCGTCGGCGCCGGGATTGGCCGCGGCCAGGGCCTGGATCAAGAAACGGTCGACTTCCTCGTCCTTGGCGCCGACGCAGCGGGCCATGTCCGCCCAGTAGCCGACTCCCTTTACGGCGTAAACCAGCAGATTTTGCAGCGCGGTCTGTTCCGACATCGTGTTGCCTCCTTGTAGTGCTGTTTGTTATGAGTAAGGGCTTGTTCAATTCCGATCGCGGTCTATGTTGGCCGGGCGGGGATCCGACGGCAGCGCGGGCTCCTGCCTGCGGCGGAATATCGCAAGAATCGGGTTGTCAGCCCTTCCTTCCGGTGTCATCGTGTGATCAGCGGGAAGCATGGCAGGGCAAGAGGAGTCGAGCATGCAGGCGGCTGATTACGCACGTTTAACGAGGGCAATACTATACCTCGAAAAAAATTTTCGCAACCCCCCGGACCTGGAGGCGGTCTCCCGGGCCGCGGGGCTCAGCCGGTTCCATTTCCAGCGGCTGT
This window encodes:
- the hcp gene encoding hydroxylamine reductase, with product MFCYQCEQTAKGTGCTVSGVCGKPPDVATLQDLLVHAAKGIGYWADMARAVGGKDEEIDRFVIDALFATVTNVDFDPDAVAALVAEATRVQKKAKELFEKKNGRAFSGFVPPAAKPWELPADRAEQLALGERHGVKDPRADADIHSLRQVILYGVKGYAAYAHHARVLGKESEEIYAFTHRTLASLINEKLDLGEYVGIALEVGRVNYVTMELLNQAHIERFGSPVPTPVQLGTKAGKAILVSGHDLRFLEEILKQTEGTGVNVYTHGEMLPAHGYPGLKKYAHLAGNFGGAWQDQHKELVDFPGAIIFNTNCIQRPADGYKDRLFTWGLVRWPGVKHVDGWDFSAVVRKAQECKGFDEKPGQQILVGFGHDAVLGVADKVIDAVKKGAIKRFFVVGGCDGAKPGRNYYTELVEKSPKDTVILTVACGKYRFNKLELGDIGGIPRLLDVGQCNDTYSAVRIAVALAEAFKCGVNDLPLSIILSWYEQKAVAVLLTLLYLGIKNIKIGPSLPAFVTPNVLNFLVEKYNIGPIGTPEGDLQAALGS